From one Lolium rigidum isolate FL_2022 chromosome 4, APGP_CSIRO_Lrig_0.1, whole genome shotgun sequence genomic stretch:
- the LOC124647204 gene encoding UPF0481 protein At3g47200-like, with product MATEEYDSSCDVDIDELVISMKSDLNRCMTLVEDREKGNRCCLICKVVHRIRQTDSTAYEPSVLSVGPYHHSELSLQAMETEKWICLDYILKLNREVSLREYLSFISVLEKETRGYYTEEINMDSREFLQMLLLDSCFILVYLGGIHSQGANVDGEQLNENTIYVRKREAKDMSHMDAVSCQSVSGHLALDIELNKMGKDTDSHNQENYSGTIEWYNSSAVYDLLLLENQIPFFIVKKIYRFFSRHVDTTSLLTGKISEFMEGILYHFPKVITEANRPEDFYHLLHLCHKYLKPSHGLEDDHHLYAIKPHYFHFIFDISRKIFSFGRGQDMVHQQTMFHELDWSNSVQKINRWRRAVDYHEAGMMFKKREFDEDNPHSLLDIRFTKGLMEIPCLPIDDKSSLLFRNLIAFEQTCPQVGDDITAYFMLMSQLTSTASDVALLAQKGIIVHQMESDEDVSTLFTKLFEYVAFNFHGEHYLKSLCCAMEAHYQNRINRWMAWLWHNHFSNPWVGFAAVASAFVVLCSIMQTVLAFLSYRG from the coding sequence ATGGCGACAGAAGAATATGACAGCAGCTGTGATGTTGACATTGATGAGTTGGTTATTTCCATGAAGTCAGATTTAAATCGTTGCATGACACTAGTTGAGGATCGTGAAAAAGGAAACAGGTGTTGCCTGATATGCAAAGTAGTGCACCGCATTCGTCAAACTGACAGTACTGCATATGAGCCAAGTGTTCTTTCAGTTGGCCCTTATCACCATTCAGAGTTATCACTTCAAGCTATGGAAACAGAGAAATGGATATGTCTGGACTATATTCTTAAACTAAACCGTGAAGTTAGTTTGCGCGAGTACCTGAGCTTCATTTCTGTACTAGAGAAAGAAACAAGAGGCTATTACACTGAGGAGATAAACATGGATAGTAGAGAGTTCCTGCAGATGCTTCTGCTAGATAGCTGTTTTATTCTTGTCTATCTTGGTGGTATACATTCACAAGGAGCTAACGTTGATGGTGAGCAACTGAATGAAAACACGATATATGTGAGGAAGAGGGAAGCAAAGGACATGAGCCACATGGATGCAGTATCCTGCCAAAGTGTGAGTGGGCACTTGGCCCTGGACATTGAACTAAATAAGATGGGTAAAGACACTGATAGTCACAACCAGGAGAATTATAGTGGAACTATAGAATGGTATAACAGTTCTGCTGTATATGACCTACTTTTGCTGGAGAATCAAATTCCCTTCTTCATTGTCAAGAAAATTTATCGTTTTTTCTCACGTCATGTAGATACTACTTCGTTACTCACGGGAAAAATTTCTGAATTCATGGAAGGTATCCTTTACCATTTCCCCAAGGTAATAACTGAGGCTAATAGGCCAGAAGATTTTTACCATCTGCTACACCTGTGCCATAAGTACCTGAAACCTAGTCACGGGCTGGAGGATGACCATCACCTATATGCTATAAAGCCTCACTACTTCCACTTTATATTTGATATTAGCCGTAAGATCTTCAGTTTTGGACGGGGCCAAGACATGGTCCATCAACAAACCATGTTCCATGAGCTAGATTGGTCAAATTCAGTACAGAAGATTAATAGGTGGCGTAGAGCAGTGGACTATCATGAAGCTGGAATGATGTTCAAGAAAAGGGAGTTTGATGAAGACAATCCTCATTCTCTACTGGACATTAGATTTACAAAAGGTCTCATGGAGATACCATGTTTGCCAATCGATGATAAGTCTTCTTTGCTTTTCAGAAACCTTATAGCTTTCGAGCAAACATGTCCTCAAGTTGGGGATGACATCACTGCATATTTTATGCTCATGTCCCAGCTTACTAGTACGGCTTCTGATGTTGCTCTTCTTGCCCAGAAAGGGATTATAGTCCACCAGATGGAAAGCGATGAGGATGTATCGACTCTCTTCACCAAGCTTTTTGAGTATGTGGCATTTAACTTCCATGGTGAACACTACCTGAAATCCCTATGCTGTGCCATGGAAGCACACTACCAAAACCGTATTAATAGGTGGATGGCGTGGCTGTGGCACAATCATTTCAGCAACCCATGGGTAGGCTTCGCCGCAGTAGCTTCTGCTTTTGTAGTTTTATGCAGTATCATGCAAACCGTTCTTGCTTTCTTGTCATACAGGGGATGA